The Novosphingobium pentaromativorans US6-1 genomic interval TGCGTTTCGGCATTGCCGAGGCGGCGCAGTTGCTCGGCTGTTCGACCAATCGCATCCGCATGGCCGAGGACGACGGGCGCCTGCCCCCTCCCCCGGCCAGCGAGAACGGGCGCCGGGTCGGCTACACGGTCGAGGAAATGCTGCACATGCGCGAGGTGCTGGGCGCCTCCCCTGCCCGCGCGCCGCTCGACGTTCCGGCCATGATCGCGGTGCAGAATTTCAAGGGCGGCGTCGGCAAGTCGACTGTCACCACCCACCTCGCCCACTATTTCGCGGTGCAGGGTTACCGCGTCCTCGTCGTCGACTGCGACAGCCAGGCGACCACGACGACGCTGTTCGGTTTCAACCCGCATTTCAACATCACCCGCGAGGAAACGCTTTACCCCTACCTCTCGATCGACCCGACCCAGGCCGACTTGCTCTATGCGGTCAAGCACACGCCCTGGCCCAATGTCGATCTCATCCCCTCCAACCTCGAGCTGTTCGACGTCGAGTACGAACTGGCCGCGGCCGGAGCGGACGGGCAATCGGTGCTGGCCGCGCGTTTTCGCAAGCTCAAGCAGGGGCTGATGGACCTGGCGCGCGACTATGACGTCGTCATCCTCGATCCCCCCCCTGCCCTGGGCACGATCAGCCTTGCCGTGATGCAGGCGGCCAATGCGCTGCTCGTGCCGCTGGCGGCAACGACGCCGGACTTCTGTTCGACGGTGCAGTTCCTCTCGATGATGGACCAGGTCCTCGAGCAGCTGACCAGTGTGGGGATCGCCGTCGATTACAGCTTCGTGCGGCTGATCTGCTCCAAGTTCGACCAGGGCGATCCCAGCCACGAAATGGTGCGCACCATCATGGAGCAGGCTTTCGGCCCGGCCTTGCTCCCGGTCCCGATCCTCGAAAGCGCAGAAATCAGCCATGCCGCACTGCGCATGATGACGGTTTACGAGCTGGAGAAGCCGATCGGCACGCCGCGCACGCACAAGCGCTGCCGCGCCAACCTGGACGAGGCACTCGGCCAGATCGAGCAGCTCGTGCGGACCGGTTGGGGCCGTTCGCAGCGCGTCGACGAGGAGCTGTTGGTCAATGGCTAAGCCTTTGTCCGGAATGGAACAAAAGGACTTTCCTACAAGGAATGTTCACCATATGTTCCAAACCTCCTCCCTGCCAAGCCCTTTTTCCGCGTGTCGCCCGAGGTAAGCCATGGCCCGCAAGCAATCAGACTATCTCGCCGCCCTGCTCTCTGACGAAGATGAGGTCGCTCCGGCGGCCGAAACTTCGCAAGAGGCAGCGACCTCCCCTGCCCCGACTGAGCGAGCGCCGCGATCCGAGCGCGCCCGCGGGACGACCCTGCTCGGCCGCGAAAGCGCGCTGGCCCGCGTGGCGACCGGGGAAGTGCGCCAGGTTACGCAATTGCTGCTCGATCCCGCGCGCGTGCGCGTCTGGGAAGGCAATGCCCGCAGCTATGCCCACCTTTCGGAAGACTCCTGCCGCGAACTGATCGATTCCATCATCGCCGAAGGCGGGCAGAAAGTGCCGGCCGTGGTGCGGCGCATCGATGGCGACCCCGATCACGATTACGAGGTGATCGCGGGAACCCGGCGGCATTGGTCGATCTCCTGGCTGCGCGCCCATTCCTACCCGGACATGCAGTTCGTGGCGCAAGTGGCGCAGCTTGACGACGAGGCCGCGTTCCGCCTTGCCGATCTTGAGAACCGCGCCCGCAAGGACGTCTCGGATCTGGAACGCGCGCGCAATTATGCCGCAGCGCTGAAAGATCACTACGGCAACCACATGACCCGCATGGCCGAGCGTCTCAAGCTGTCCAAGGGATGGCTTTCGAAGATGCTCAAGGTCGCCGCCATTCCCGATGCGGTCCTGGCCGCCTTCGCCTCTCCCGCCGACGTCCAGCTGAAGCCGGCTTACCCGCTGGCGCAGATGCTCGACGACAAGGACAAGGCTCCGGCGATCCGCAAGGAGGCCGCGCGCCTGGCGAGGGAACAGGAGGCGCGGCGCGCGTCGGGCCGCCCCGCCCTGCCCGCTGCCGACGTGCTCAAGGCGCTGCTTGCCGCTCCGGAGGCCGAGCAGACCAGGGCCGCGCCCCTCGTCGTCACATCTTCTCACGGCCGCCCGCTGGTAAGCGTCCAGACCTCGAACCGGCAGGGCGTGACCTTGCGCCTCCACGCGGGGTCCGGTGCCGATGCCGACGAAGTCCTCGCCGCCGTGCGCGATGCCCTCGACCGGCTCGATAGCGAAGGCCGGGGGCTGCAGCGGTGACCTCCTGCGCCATTGCAACGGCGGGGGTCGGTTCTCCTCCGCCCCCCCTGCCCGCTCGGTATCGAGCGATGTCAGGGAATCGTGTTTCCCCGGGGAAACATCCGGAATGAGCCGCGCACGCAAAGCTGCCATTGCCGAGCAGTTCGATCTCTTCCTGCCCTACATTGCCGACCTGCCCCTGCGCGACCAGCGCGAGATGATGGAGCGGCCCTTCTTCAGCCTGGCCAAATCCAAGCGCGTGAAGGCGATCGATTACACCAGCCCCGACGGCAAGCTCTGGGTCCATGTCTCCGCCAACCCGGATTACGGCATGGCCACGATCTGGGATGCCGACATCCTGATCTACTGCGCCAGCGTGCTGGCCGACATGGCGCGGCGCGGCGCGAACGATGTGCCGCGCAAGCTGCATATCATGCCCTACGACCTCTTGCGCGCGATCGGGCGGCCGACCACCGGGCGCGCCTATGAACTGCTGGGCCAGGCACTCGACCGTCTCGTCTCGACCACGATCAAGACCAACATCCGCGCCGAGAACCGCCGCGAGGCGACTTTCTCCTGGCTCGATGGCTGGACCCAGCTCGTCGATGAGCGCACCGAGCGTTCGCGCGGGATGACGCTGGAGCTGTCGAACTGGTTCTGGGAAGGCGTGATGATGAAGGGCGGGGTGCTGTCCATCGACCGCGCCTATTTCGACATTACCGGCGGGCGCGAGCGCTGGCTCTACCGCGTCGCGCGCAAGCATGCCGGCGGCGCGGGCGAAGCCGGCTTCGCGATTTCCATGCCGGTGCTGTTCGAGAAGTCCGGCGCCGAAGGGCAATATCGGCGCTTCAAGTTCGAGATGCTCAAGCTCGCCGAGAAGAACGAACTGCCCGGTTACAGCCTCTGCGTCGAAACGGCGAAGGACGGCGAGCCGATGCTGCGCATGCGCCGCGTCGACGGGAAGGGCGGGGCGGAGTCGAACCTGCCGGCCAATCCTGCAGAGCCTCATGTTTCCCCGGGGAAACACGCCGGGACGATTCCGGAAAAGGCGCCTGCCGAGAGCGCACCCGCCAAGACCGGAGACAGGCGAGGGCAGGGGGGCAAGCAGTCTGCTGCACCCGCAGCTCAGGCCACCGAAGCCCAGGCAGACGTCATCGATGCCCGCAAGCTGATCCGCTCGACCCTCGCCGGTCTTTCCGATGCCGCGACGCGCGGTTTCATGACCGACGAGACGATTGACTACTTGCGCCAGAATTGCCCGGGCTGGGATCTCCACGCCCTTCACGCCGAATTCGAACGCTGGGTCTCTGCCTCACCCGAGCGCACCCCGGCCGACTGGCAACGCGCCTTCATCGGTTGGGTCAAGCGCCATCACGAAAAGCACCGGCACACCCTGCGCGGGTAAAACGCGCGGGGGGAGAGGGGAGGGCTGCTTGCACGAGCACCGCGACGCCCTCCCTTTCGAACCAGTACGGTGCGCGTGCCGCCTCCCATCCACCCATCTTCTCTCAAGCCGTTACGCAGGGGCCGGGCCGGCCCAAGCCCGCTGCGATGGGCCGGCAACTGCCTCCCAAAGGCCCCTGCAGACCGCCCCATCGCCTCGCGCCCGTGGTGCGCACCATGGCGATCATGGAGAGCAACCCACCCCGATCCAGAGACGAATCCGCCTTGCCGTTCCCGAAGTGTCGCGTCGGGACCTCGCCGTTATGGGCCGAGTCGGGTCTTCATGCGGTGACACGCACCGATTGAACGTCGATTTCCAACAAGCCGCAAAAAGAGATTCAAAAAACGCCTGCCTCTTGCGGTCTTCGACACTCCGAGAACGCTTGGAACCGGTTCTTCGACCCTTCGGGAACAGGTCAACGACCTTTCGGGAACGCATGCGCCGACACTTCAGGAACGGATCGACGATCCAACGGGAACGGCACCCGGCACGCGACTCAGCGGATTGCGCCGGACTCGAAGGCAAGCGCGGTCCTCTAACCTTGTAACAGATTCACTAAATACCATTCTAACCGTCAGGATGCCTGGGTTCAGGTTTGAAAAAGGTGATGAAGGCAAAAGGCGAAGGCCGCTCCCTTTACCGAAGCGAAATGCCTATCCGCGTGCCTTGAGTGCCAGTCGACCCGCCCGGTCCGAGATGGCCTGAGAGAGTTCGCCGGGGAGTGCCGTAGCTGCCAGACCGGGCACCTCGATACCCCGGGCAATCGCCGCTTCGACTTGTCCAGCCAGAGCTGCGGCGCGCCGGCGCAGGAAGGGCAGGGTGAGGCCGCTGTCCTGCGCGAACCCTATCAGGCTGTCGCCATCCACTTCCTCGAGGCTGGCAGCTGGGCCGAAGCGCATGGCGAGCCTTGCGGAAAGTTCCGGCCAGATGAACGTCGCCACCAGATCGTAGAGCGGGGCAAGGACGACTTCCCCATCCTCCCGGCGCAGCAGGCTGAAATTCTTGGCATGGGCGTCGGCATTGCCGATGATCAGGTTGAAGATCGCTGCATCGGCCAGCTTGAGAACCTCCCGCGCCGGGCGCGTGGTGGCCTGCCGCACGAGCGCAAAGCAATCGCGGAAGGCGGGTCCGCCCTCGCTGGCGTATTTCCGGTTGGACGGCACGCCCAGCGCCTGCGCGAAATCTTCCTGATGCAGCCGCTGGATCTGCCCGTTCCTTTCAACCCGGTCGTAGCGCGCGACGAGCAGGTAGGGCTTCCCGGCAACTGCCTGCCACTGCCCGGTCGCTGCATCGAGCCCGGCAGCGCGCGCAAGCGCAAGACAGAAGGCCTCATTGGCGGCCAGACCGGGAAAGCGTTCGGGCTCCGGCTTGATCAGGTGGGTCGAAGGCTCGCCGATGCGCGGTACGGCGATCCTCCCGTTTGCCAGGACCACGGGGAGCTTGCCCTGCGCCCCGGCAAGGCTGAGGCGTGCCCCCCCTTCGCCCGCCAGCATGGGAACCCGGGGCAGGCGCTGGAGAAGATCGGCGAGCGCCGCGTCATCGAGCGCCTCTGCGGGCCTTTCGGTCGGGGCCGGAGGCGGTTGCTCCCCCGGGGGCAGGAAGGCAAGGTCGCCTGCAACATCGCCGCCCAGCGCCGCCAGCAGCAGGAACGGGTTGTCGGGTGAAACGCCCAGCGCACGGGCAATCGCCGTGCGCTGCCCTTCCTCGGGAAGCAGCCCGCCGAACACGGCCTTGCACAAGGCATCGCCGAAGGCTCCCGCCTGCTTGGGCAGGGCGTGGGACAGGGCAGGGGCCCCGCGATCCGCCAGCCAGTCCTCGGCATAGGCGAAATGCATCGCCCCGCCGAGGTCGATCACAAGGTCGCCCGCGATGCGGCGATTGGACCAGACGACGAGGCGGTCGAGAGTGTCAGCAGCCATCGCCGCGCTCTCCCGGCCGGAGATCGCCGGGACGCAGGACCTGCACTTCGCAGCCCAGCGCCGACAAGACCGCAATCACCTTGCCGATCTGCGCCGTGACCTTGCCTCGCTCCAACTCGACGATGAAACGCAAGCCCACCCCGCTTGCTGCCGCCAGCTGATCTTGGTGCAGGCCCAGCGCTTTGCGTTCCTCGCGAATGATCTGCCCGATCCCGGCCGTGTCCATGTCACACCTATAGTTTACCCGTTCGGGAAAATATTCCCGTTCGGTGGTGATTTCAAGCCATATTTACCCGTTCGGGAAATATCACGGCTCTGGCGGGAGCATTTCAAGGAAATACCCCGTACGGGAAAACGAGCCATTCAGGATGTCTGCATTTCCGCTGAAGCGCGTGCGCAGACCCGATCACAGGAAGGAAGGGAAGAAGGCCTGTCGGCAAGGCAGTTTGAAAGAAATTTCGGACGGAGCCGCGTGCGTTGCCAGAGCGGCTCTCCCAGGAAGTACCCAATCTATGAATGTAAGAGCAATTGAGACCGCGAGCGAGTGCGCGCCCGTAATGCCGTGGACCACGCAGCGGGTGCGCAGCCGCATGATGGCACTAGCATTGGCTATTGGCGCCGAGATCGACCCAGAGTCGCGCGAACGGGCCGGAACCCTCGCCGGAACCATCACGATGTCCTTCGCGCAATTGCTCATTGCCGGCACCAGTTGTCCGCGGCCCTGGCTGTTCCCCGAAATGATCCAGCTTGCGCGGGAGACCGGGCTCGAGGTGGTCCTGTTGCGCTTCGATGTCACGCGGGGCGTAAGCTTCGATATTCTCCTGCAGGATCGTCGCCACATCCTGTGCGGATATGCGCCGTGGCGCGGCGCGGGCGGTGACCTATGGTTTGTGCCGACACTGGGGAAGGGGCCCTACCTGCGCGCCTTGCCCACGGGTTTGGCCCGCGAACGGGAAGCGCCCTTCATCGATCGGGAAGACCGCGAGGCCGGCATCATTCTGACCATGGAGAAGCCCATCTTCGAGGCGGGGTTCTGATCATGACCAGGAAGCACATGCTGAAGCTCGCCGCCTCGCTTTCCGAGGGGGCCCATTCCCAGGAACGCGCCGTTCTCAGATCGTTTTCCAAGGGCGAGGGGGAGCATCCCGGCTTCTCCTTCACACGCTACTGGTGGCAGGGGGAGGGCCCCCGCGATGGAATTGCGCCTTGGGTTCGCAAGAAACTGAGGCCCGGCGACGACCCGATCTTCGGTCACGCAGCGCGCAGCGAGGTGCTGCTGCCGCCCTGCGCGCCGGGCGACTATGCCAACATCGATTTCCTGTTGCAGCGCTTCGACGAGACTTTGCCTCCGTTCGAAAACCACGCCATGGTGCAGGTGAAGCTGGCGCTCGACGAAAGCGAGCCGTGGCACTCGGGTTACGAACGCGTCCGGGCCTTTGCGCGGGATCATTTCGCCGACCGATTTCCCGTTATTCTCGTCGCGCACATACCGGGGACGGCAGGTCTGGAAGGCAATGGCAGCCACGTCCATTGCATCGTCCTGTCGCGCTTTCTGAGCGTGAACGGGCTTCGCGGGGCCTGTCACCTGCTCTGTTCGGATCGAGGCTATGCAGCTGCCTTGAGCGCGTGGCGCCAGCATACGAATGTCGGGGAGGCTGCAGCATGAGCCGCGAAACCCCTCTGGTTTCCGAGACCATGGCACGCCTGCTTGCCGGGAAAGGACAGGAAACGCTCGATCAATGGGCCGCTACGATCGCGCGGGCAGGTGAGTTGCTGGCAACAGGAGAGGCGGTTGCCGAGCCAGCGGCGGCGGAACCGGCCTATCCATGGGAATTGACCGAGAGCTGCCTGGAAGCCCCGCGCCATGTCTGGTGCGCAGGCGCCGAGGACTATGCCACCGGAGCTGGGCAGGGCGCCTACTTTGCCGCCGGCTTTGCTCGCGACGAGGACGAATTTCGCCGCAGGATCGCTTTGGAGTTCGGCCGCGAACTGGCCCACCGGGCGCGATTGGCAAAGGGAAGCGTCCAGGTTCCCTTCGCGGACTTCTTCCTCTCTCCGGTCATGCGATCGACACTGGAGCAATTCGGCCGCGGGGAAAATCCCCCAGCGTCCATGGTATTCTTCGCCAGATATGCGGAGAACCGTTCCTGAAGCACATGAAGCTGGGCAGGCGAGCGCGCTATACGATCTCTTGAAGGTCGCAGCGTGAGCGCCTGCCAGGACGCACCAGAGAGGAATTCAAGCATGACCGGCCAGATCAAGGAACCCGCGGATTGTCTCGTCAAGAACATCGCAATGCGCGATGGCGTGCCGCCGGGGTGGCGCGAAATCTATGACCGTCTCATCGTCGGG includes:
- a CDS encoding AAA family ATPase, producing the protein MIERLRRKAFLPESRKGLNVRFGIAEAAQLLGCSTNRIRMAEDDGRLPPPPASENGRRVGYTVEEMLHMREVLGASPARAPLDVPAMIAVQNFKGGVGKSTVTTHLAHYFAVQGYRVLVVDCDSQATTTTLFGFNPHFNITREETLYPYLSIDPTQADLLYAVKHTPWPNVDLIPSNLELFDVEYELAAAGADGQSVLAARFRKLKQGLMDLARDYDVVILDPPPALGTISLAVMQAANALLVPLAATTPDFCSTVQFLSMMDQVLEQLTSVGIAVDYSFVRLICSKFDQGDPSHEMVRTIMEQAFGPALLPVPILESAEISHAALRMMTVYELEKPIGTPRTHKRCRANLDEALGQIEQLVRTGWGRSQRVDEELLVNG
- a CDS encoding ParB/RepB/Spo0J family partition protein; translation: MARKQSDYLAALLSDEDEVAPAAETSQEAATSPAPTERAPRSERARGTTLLGRESALARVATGEVRQVTQLLLDPARVRVWEGNARSYAHLSEDSCRELIDSIIAEGGQKVPAVVRRIDGDPDHDYEVIAGTRRHWSISWLRAHSYPDMQFVAQVAQLDDEAAFRLADLENRARKDVSDLERARNYAAALKDHYGNHMTRMAERLKLSKGWLSKMLKVAAIPDAVLAAFASPADVQLKPAYPLAQMLDDKDKAPAIRKEAARLAREQEARRASGRPALPAADVLKALLAAPEAEQTRAAPLVVTSSHGRPLVSVQTSNRQGVTLRLHAGSGADADEVLAAVRDALDRLDSEGRGLQR
- a CDS encoding replication initiator protein A — its product is MSRARKAAIAEQFDLFLPYIADLPLRDQREMMERPFFSLAKSKRVKAIDYTSPDGKLWVHVSANPDYGMATIWDADILIYCASVLADMARRGANDVPRKLHIMPYDLLRAIGRPTTGRAYELLGQALDRLVSTTIKTNIRAENRREATFSWLDGWTQLVDERTERSRGMTLELSNWFWEGVMMKGGVLSIDRAYFDITGGRERWLYRVARKHAGGAGEAGFAISMPVLFEKSGAEGQYRRFKFEMLKLAEKNELPGYSLCVETAKDGEPMLRMRRVDGKGGAESNLPANPAEPHVSPGKHAGTIPEKAPAESAPAKTGDRRGQGGKQSAAPAAQATEAQADVIDARKLIRSTLAGLSDAATRGFMTDETIDYLRQNCPGWDLHALHAEFERWVSASPERTPADWQRAFIGWVKRHHEKHRHTLRG
- a CDS encoding type II toxin-antitoxin system HipA family toxin; its protein translation is MAADTLDRLVVWSNRRIAGDLVIDLGGAMHFAYAEDWLADRGAPALSHALPKQAGAFGDALCKAVFGGLLPEEGQRTAIARALGVSPDNPFLLLAALGGDVAGDLAFLPPGEQPPPAPTERPAEALDDAALADLLQRLPRVPMLAGEGGARLSLAGAQGKLPVVLANGRIAVPRIGEPSTHLIKPEPERFPGLAANEAFCLALARAAGLDAATGQWQAVAGKPYLLVARYDRVERNGQIQRLHQEDFAQALGVPSNRKYASEGGPAFRDCFALVRQATTRPAREVLKLADAAIFNLIIGNADAHAKNFSLLRREDGEVVLAPLYDLVATFIWPELSARLAMRFGPAASLEEVDGDSLIGFAQDSGLTLPFLRRRAAALAGQVEAAIARGIEVPGLAATALPGELSQAISDRAGRLALKARG
- a CDS encoding type II toxin-antitoxin system Y4mF family antitoxin translates to MDTAGIGQIIREERKALGLHQDQLAAASGVGLRFIVELERGKVTAQIGKVIAVLSALGCEVQVLRPGDLRPGERGDGC